In the genome of Streptomyces sp. Q6, the window TGCGCGCGATGATCGGCGGACTCGCGCTCGACATCCCGCTCTCGCGCTGGTTCCTGATCACCACCGGCTTCGGCGCCCTGTTCATGGTCTCCGCCAAGCGCTACTCCGAAGCGGTCCAGATGGCGGGCAAGGACGGCGCGACCCGCGCCCTGCTCACCGAGTACACCACCGGCTACCTGCGCTTCGTCTGGCAGTTGGCGGCCGGCGTCGCCGTCCTCGCCTACTGCCTGTGGGCCATGGAGGAAGGCGGCGTCGCACGCAGCAGCCTGCTGCCCTGGCGCCAGCTCTCCGTGGTCGCGTTCCTCCTCGCCGTCCTGCGCTACGCCGTCTTCGCCGACCGGGGCACCGCCGGAGAACCCGAGGACGTCGTCCTGCGCGACCGGGCCCTCGCCGTGATCGGACTCGTCTGGATCGCCATGTACGGACTCGCGGTCGCGGACTGGTGAGGCACCCCATGCGCGAACGCCTCAGACGACTGGGCCCCGAACTGCTCGGCTTCGCGGCCGCCGGAGTCTGCGCGTACGCCGCCGACCTGGGCCTCTTCATCTGGCTGCGCGGGCCCGTCGGCATGGACCCGCTCACCGCCAAAGCCCTGTCGTTCGTCGCCGGCTGCTCCGTCGCCTACGTGGGCAACGCCCTCGGCACCTACCGGCGCAAGACCGCCCAGGTGTCACGACTGCGCCAGTACGGCGTCTTCTTCGCGGTCAACGTGGCGGGCGCGCTCGTCCAGTTGCTGTGCATCGCCGTCTCCCACTACGGCCTCGGCCTCACCTCGCAGCGGGCCGACACGATCTCCGGCGCGGGCATCGGCATGGCACTGGCCACGGTCCTGCGGTTCTGGGGTACCCGGACCCTGGTCTTTCGCACGGGACCTCGGACGCACTACAGGGTGGGGTCATGGACTGGCTGAAGAATCTTCCCGTCATCGGGCCGCTCGTCGTCCGCCTGATGCGGACCCACGCCTGGCAGGCGTACGAGCGTCTCGACGAGGTCAAATGGGCACGGCTCGCGGCCGCGATGACCTTCATCAGCTTCCTCGCGCTGTTCCCCCTGCTCACTGTGGCCGCCGCCGTCGCCGCGGGCACACTCAGCACGGCCCAGCAGCAGAAACTGGAGGACCAGCTCAGCGACCAGGTCCCGGGCATCTCCGACCAGCTCGACATCGCCTCCCTCGTCGACAACGCGGGCACCATCGGCCTCGTCGCCGGCGCCCTGCTCCTGTTCACCGGCATCGGCTGGATCGGCTCCATGCGGGACTGCCTGCGCGACGTGTGGGAGATGCCCGACAGCGAGGAGAACCCGATCCTGCGCAAGGTCAAGGACGCCGGCGTCCTCGTCGGACTCGGCGCCGCGGGACTCGCCTCGGTCGCCGCGTCCACCTCGGCGTCCACCGCCGTCGGCTGGACCGCGGACCGGCTCGGCATCGACGAGAACGGCTGGGGCGGCGTCCTGCTCCAGGTGGCGGCCTTCGCGATCGCGGTGCTCGCCGACTTCCTGGTCCTGACCTACGTCCTGGCCCTCCTGCCCGGAGTGCACCCGCCACGACGGGACCTGGTCATCGCGGCCCTGATGGGCGCCGCCGGATTCGAACTCCTGAAACTGCTGCTCGGCGGCTACATGAAGGGCGTCGCGGCCAAGAGCATGTACGGCGCGTTCGGCACACCGGTCGCCCTGCTCCTGTGGATCAACTTCATGGCGAAGCTCGTACTGTTCTGCTCGGCGTGGACAGCCACCCACAAGAAGGAGTCCGCGGCTCCCGGAGCGGCGGACCCCGAAGAGGAAGCGGCGGCGCCGCCCGTCGACTGACGGCGCCCCGCCCCGTCAGTCGTTCGTCCGCAGCGGCCACTTCTTGCGGACCACGAACACCGCACCCGCCAGGAGCACCAGCACACCACCGGTGATCGCCAGCGCGATCCCGATACCGCTGGAGCCACCGGACGTCGACACCGCCGCGTGCGCGGCCGGCTTCGCGGCGGGACCAGCGTCACCCGTGGGACTCGACGCCCCCGCGGCCGGCGACTCGGTCCCCTCGGCCCCGACGAGCCGCCCCACCGGAGTGACCTTGCCGTCCGCCGCGAAACCCCAGTCGAGCAGCCGCGCGGTCTCCTTGTAGACGGCGTGCGACTCCTTGCTGTTCTGCGGGGTCATCACCGTCACGAGCAGCACCTTGCCGTCGCGCTGGGCGACGCCCGTGAACGTGGCGCCCGCGTTCGTCGTGTTGCCGTTCTTCACCCCCGCGATGCCCTTGTACGGGGAGAGGTCGCCCTCGCCGGTGAAGAGCCGGTTGGTGTTCTGGATCTCGAAGGTCTCGGTCGTCTTCCCCTTCTTCTGCTTCTTGGGGAGCTTCGCCGTGACCGTCGAGCAGTACTCGCGGAAGTCGCCGTTCTGCATACCGGAGCGGGCGAACAGCGTCAGGTCGTACGCGGACGAGTACTGGCCCTTCTCGTCGTAGCCGTCGGGGGTGACCACATGCGTGTCCTTCGCCCCCAGCTCGTCCGCGTGGGCCTGCATGTCCGAGACGGTCTGCGGAACACCGCCGTTCATCGCGGACAGCACGTGCACCGCGTCGTTGCCGGACCGCAGGAAGACACCGAGCCACAGGTCACGGACGGTGTACGTGTACTCCTCCTTGATGCCCGCGACGCTGGAGCCGGTGCCGACGCCCTGGAGGTCCGACAGCTCCACCTTGTGCTTCTGCGTCTTCGGGAACTTGTGCAGGAGCGTGTCCGCGAACAGCATCTTCAGCGTGCTCGCCGGGGGCAGCCGCCAGTGCGCGTTGTGCGCGGCGAGCACCTCGCCCGACTCGGCGTCGGACACGATCCAGGACTTCGCCGTCAGCTCCTTGGGCAGCACGGGGGCGCCCGCCCCCAGGTTCACCTGGGTGCCCGGCTTGCCGAGCTGCGCACCACCGACCGTCGACATCCGAGCCGGGGGCTTGTCGGCCGCGGCCGCGGGAGCCGTCGCCGAGAGGGCGAGCCCGGAGGCGCTGAGCGCGACGGCGGCGGCGGTGACCGCGGACTTCTTCAAAAAATACGACGCATGGGTGGCAGGCACGGACGTGAACGTACATGTACCCGGCCCGTAAGTCTCCGCCGAGGTGTTCTGTGTCTCCTTGTCCCCACCCCGGCGGCGGTGCGCGATACCCGCTGGCGATATTGAACGCATGAAGCTCAGCCGCCCCGTCTCCTGGTTCCTGCTCGCCTTCGGGGTGTGGAGCTGGTTCATCTGGATCACTTTCTACGTGTGACTAATTGCTGGCGCTTCAACGACACGGAAGAGCAGGTGAGAGGCCATGACTCCCTTCGTCTCCCCTGTGGGAGCCGAGCATCTGGACACGGTGCGGGTGGCTGTCTACGCACGGCAGTCCACAGCCCGCCCGGACTCCTCCGAGGCGTCCCCGGAAGCGCAGCTGGCGTCCGGCCAGGCGCTGGCCGCGAGCCGGGGGTGGGAGGTGGTTCACACCTTCAAAGACGTCGGAAGGTCCGGTTGGGATCCACAAGTGGTCCGTCCGGCTTTCGAGAACCTCATGGCCGCCGTGCGCGCGGGCGAGGTCGACGCCGTGGTGGTCAACGAACTGTCCCGGCTGACCAGGCAGGGCGCACACGACGCCCTGGAGATCGACAAGGAGTTCAAGAAGTACGGTGTGCGGTTCGTCTCCGTCCTCGAACCGTTCCTCGACACCTCGAACCCGATCGGCGTGGCGATCTTCGCGCTGATCGCGGCGCTCGCGAAGCAGGACAGCGACATCAAGGCGGAACGCCTGCGCGGAGCCAAGGACGAGATCAGGGCGGTCGGCGGCCGGCACTCCAGCTCCGCGCCGTACGGCATGCGGGCGGTCCGCGAGAAGATCGGCAACCTTGTCGTCTCCGTCCTGGAGCCGGACGAGGACAACCCGGACCACATCGCGATCGTCGAGCGCATGGTGGAGATGTCGTTCGCCGGAATCCCCGACAACAGGATCGCGACGACGCTGGAGTCAGAGGACGTACCGGCCCCGGGGGAGGCCGAGCGCCGGGCGACGGAGAAGCGCATGAGCTCCATCAAGAAGCGCCGTGTGTCGCACGACGACAGCCCCATCCGGTGGCGAGCCCAGACGGTCCGCTGGATCCTCTCCCACCCGGCCGTCGGAGGCTTCGCGAGCGAGCGCGTGAAGCGGGGCAAGGCGTACGTGAACGTGATCGCCCGGGATGAGGGCGGCGCACCCCTGACACCTCACCGGGGCATTGTTGCGGGCGCCAGGTGGCTCGCACTCCAGGAGAAGCGAAACAAGCGCACCAAAGCCAACCGGCAGCCCGGCGGTGAGGCGACACCGACTCTCCTCAGCGGTTGGCGCTTCGCGACCTGCGAGGTCTGCACGGGTTCCGTGGGCCAGAGCAAGAACAACGGCGGCCAGGACTACTACATGTGCGCCAACCCGAAGGGCCATGGCGGGCTGAGCATCAAGCGCAAGGACGCCGACGACCACGTGGCCCGCTCGGTATGGGCGCGCCTGACCACGGCGGACCCGGACAACGACGCGGACAGGGAGTGGCTCGCGCAGGCGGCACTCCGGTTCGCGCTTCAGCGCGATCTCTCCGGAGTCCAGGAGGAACGGCGAGAAACGGAAGCCCACTTGGAGCACGTCCGCGACTCCATCACCGAACTCCAGGCCGACCGCAAGGCGGGCGTCTACCGAGGCCGCGACGAACTGTCGATGTGGCGCGCGACGATGGAGCAGTACCGGACCTTCGAGGACCAGTGCACGGCCAGGCTTGAGGTTCTGAACGAACAGACCGCCGCAGCGATCCAGGTCCCGACGGAATGGCACGAACCGGGGGAGGACCCGTTGGGCCCCGGCTCGCCCTGGGCGACGTGGGATGTGTTCAAGCGCCGCGAGTTCCTCGACCTCTTCCTTGAGGGCGTCTCGGTCGGCCCCGGCAGGGACCTGGAGACCCGGAAGTACATCGCCGTAGAGGACCGGGTGACGCTCAACTGGCGGAGCCTTGAGTCGGACGATGACCACGAGGACGACGAAGAGACTCTGGCCGCCCTCTGACGCCCAAGCCAAGCCCCGGTAGTCCCTTTCCGGGCCGCCGGGGCTTTCTGATGCCCGCACACGGAGTGGGCGGGGCCCTTCGGCGGACCGAGTGCCCGCTCTCTCGCAGCTCTGCCCGTGCACCACGCGCGGGGCGCACTTCGGTCTCGCGATGCCTGCCGGGGCTGCGGTGGTCGCGCGACGCCGCCACCCGTCAGCCGGTCCGGCGGCGCGAGCACTGAGCGGGACGACTCCCCGGCGGCCCCGTCCGTGCGCTTCCCTCGTGGCGCGTGGGCGGGGCTTCTACTTGCCCGCGTTCGCTCGCACGCCTCTCAGTACAGAGACCCTGCCGCAAGATCACCACAGGCCCGTTCGATACTGGCAGGGCACGGCCATCCCACCCCGGAGGACACCCCATGAAGCTCAGCCGCCGCGTCTCCTGGTTCCTGCTCGCGTTCGGCGTCTGGTCTTGGGTGATCTGGGTGACTTTCGTCAAGAACCTGTGGCAGGACGGCAGCGGCCTCGCCTTCGACGACGCCGGGGATCCGACCGCGTACTTCTGGGTGCACCTGACGCTCGCCGTCGTTTCCTTTGTCTTGGGGACGATCGTCGGGGTCATCGGGTTGCGCGGAGTGCGCGCACTGCGTCGTACGGCATAGGCGGCCGGCGTGATCGTTCTCTATGTACTGATCGGCGTCGCCGTGCTCGCGGCCTTCGCCGGGCTGCACTATTACGCCTGGCGGCGGCTGGTGCGGGACGCGACGGCGGGGCCCGGGTGGCCCAGACGCGTCGGTGCCGCGGTGTTCGTGGCCGGGCCCGTGGCGATGTTCGGGGCGCTGGTGGCCGAGCGGGCCGAGGCGCCGTTCCCGCTCCAGCAGGTGCTGGCGTGGCCCGGGTTCCTGTGGATGGCGTTCTCGCTGTACCTGGTGATCGCGCTGCTGGTGGGCGAGTTCGTACGGCCACTGCTGCGGCGCGTCCTTGAGCGCGGGGCGGCGGCGGAGACCACGGCGGCGGAGGCGGCGGCGACCGCCGAGTCCGAGGCGGCCTCGAAGCCGGAGCCCGAGGTGCCCGAGGCGTCCTCGGAGCCGGAGGCCGCCGCCCCCACCCGGCGGCTCGTCCTCGCCCGTACCGTCGGTGTCGCCGCGACCGTGGCCGCCGCCGGTGTCGTGGGCAACGGCGCGTACGGCGTGCTGCGCGGGCCGAAGGTGAAGCGGGTCACCGTGCCGCTGGCGAAACTCCCGCGCTCCGCGCACGGGTTCCGGATCGCGGTGGTCAGCGACATCCACCTCGGGCCCGTGCTGGGCCGGGGTTTCGCGGAGCGCGTCGTCGACACCATCAACGCGACGCAGCCCGACCTGATCGCGGTCGTCGGCGACCTGGTCGACGGGACCGTGGACGATCTCGCCCCGGCCGTCGCACCGCTCGCCGGCCTGCGGGCACGGCACGGGACGTTCTTCGTCACCGGCAACCACGAGTACTTCTCCGGCGCCGAACCATGGGTGGAGCACGTCCGCGCCCTGGGTCTGCGGCCGCTGGAGAACGCCCGTGTCGAGCTGGGCGCCTTCGACCTCGCCGGCGTCAACGACGTCGCGGGCGAGAGCTACGGCGACGGCCCCGACTACGGCAAGGCGCTCGGCGACCGGGACCGCTCCCGCGCCGCCGTCCTCCTCGCCCACCAGCCCGTGATGATCCACGAAGCGGTCGAGCACGGCGTCGATCTCCAGCTCTCCGGGCACACCCACGGCGGCCAGCTGTGGCCCGGCAACTTCATCGCCGACGCGGCCAATCCGACCCTCGCCGGCCTGGAGCGCTACGGCGACACCCAGCTCTACGTCAGCCGGGGCGCGGGCGCCTGGGGTCCGCCGGTGCGGGTCGGCGCGCCCTCCGACGTGACGGTCGTCGAACTCGCCTCGAAACAGGCCTGATCCCTGGTGCGGAGCCCTTCGGGGCCCCGCACGTCTCACGCCTCGAATACCTCACCAACCTCTCTTCCCACCGATCAAACTCCTGTGGTTCAGTGACCTCGGTCACTGGGGAGTGGCCGGGGGAGGATGTGTCATGCGCAGGGTTCGCATGCGGATCGTCGCGTCGCTGATGGTGCTCGTCGCGGCGGGGGTGGGCGCCTGGCAACTGCTGCCGCAGGAGCGCGCCGAGGGGAAGACGGTCACGGTCGGCACGACCGACGCCGTCACCTCGCTCGACCCGGCGGGCGCGTACGACGCGGGGTCGTGGGCACTGTTCAGCAATGTGTTCCAGACCCTCCTGACCTTCGACCCGGGCGGCACCAAGCCGGTGCCCGACGCGGCCGAGTCCTGCCGGTTCACCGGCGGCGGCCTGCGCACGTACCGCTGCACGCTCCGCGCCGACCTGCGCTTCCCGAGCGGGCGCCGGATGACCGGAACCGA includes:
- a CDS encoding metallophosphoesterase codes for the protein MIVLYVLIGVAVLAAFAGLHYYAWRRLVRDATAGPGWPRRVGAAVFVAGPVAMFGALVAERAEAPFPLQQVLAWPGFLWMAFSLYLVIALLVGEFVRPLLRRVLERGAAAETTAAEAAATAESEAASKPEPEVPEASSEPEAAAPTRRLVLARTVGVAATVAAAGVVGNGAYGVLRGPKVKRVTVPLAKLPRSAHGFRIAVVSDIHLGPVLGRGFAERVVDTINATQPDLIAVVGDLVDGTVDDLAPAVAPLAGLRARHGTFFVTGNHEYFSGAEPWVEHVRALGLRPLENARVELGAFDLAGVNDVAGESYGDGPDYGKALGDRDRSRAAVLLAHQPVMIHEAVEHGVDLQLSGHTHGGQLWPGNFIADAANPTLAGLERYGDTQLYVSRGAGAWGPPVRVGAPSDVTVVELASKQA
- a CDS encoding recombinase family protein; the encoded protein is MTPFVSPVGAEHLDTVRVAVYARQSTARPDSSEASPEAQLASGQALAASRGWEVVHTFKDVGRSGWDPQVVRPAFENLMAAVRAGEVDAVVVNELSRLTRQGAHDALEIDKEFKKYGVRFVSVLEPFLDTSNPIGVAIFALIAALAKQDSDIKAERLRGAKDEIRAVGGRHSSSAPYGMRAVREKIGNLVVSVLEPDEDNPDHIAIVERMVEMSFAGIPDNRIATTLESEDVPAPGEAERRATEKRMSSIKKRRVSHDDSPIRWRAQTVRWILSHPAVGGFASERVKRGKAYVNVIARDEGGAPLTPHRGIVAGARWLALQEKRNKRTKANRQPGGEATPTLLSGWRFATCEVCTGSVGQSKNNGGQDYYMCANPKGHGGLSIKRKDADDHVARSVWARLTTADPDNDADREWLAQAALRFALQRDLSGVQEERRETEAHLEHVRDSITELQADRKAGVYRGRDELSMWRATMEQYRTFEDQCTARLEVLNEQTAAAIQVPTEWHEPGEDPLGPGSPWATWDVFKRREFLDLFLEGVSVGPGRDLETRKYIAVEDRVTLNWRSLESDDDHEDDEETLAAL
- a CDS encoding YihY/virulence factor BrkB family protein, which encodes MDWLKNLPVIGPLVVRLMRTHAWQAYERLDEVKWARLAAAMTFISFLALFPLLTVAAAVAAGTLSTAQQQKLEDQLSDQVPGISDQLDIASLVDNAGTIGLVAGALLLFTGIGWIGSMRDCLRDVWEMPDSEENPILRKVKDAGVLVGLGAAGLASVAASTSASTAVGWTADRLGIDENGWGGVLLQVAAFAIAVLADFLVLTYVLALLPGVHPPRRDLVIAALMGAAGFELLKLLLGGYMKGVAAKSMYGAFGTPVALLLWINFMAKLVLFCSAWTATHKKESAAPGAADPEEEAAAPPVD
- a CDS encoding GtrA family protein, translating into MRERLRRLGPELLGFAAAGVCAYAADLGLFIWLRGPVGMDPLTAKALSFVAGCSVAYVGNALGTYRRKTAQVSRLRQYGVFFAVNVAGALVQLLCIAVSHYGLGLTSQRADTISGAGIGMALATVLRFWGTRTLVFRTGPRTHYRVGSWTG
- a CDS encoding SCO4848 family membrane protein — its product is MKLSRRVSWFLLAFGVWSWVIWVTFVKNLWQDGSGLAFDDAGDPTAYFWVHLTLAVVSFVLGTIVGVIGLRGVRALRRTA
- a CDS encoding D-alanyl-D-alanine carboxypeptidase codes for the protein MPATHASYFLKKSAVTAAAVALSASGLALSATAPAAAADKPPARMSTVGGAQLGKPGTQVNLGAGAPVLPKELTAKSWIVSDAESGEVLAAHNAHWRLPPASTLKMLFADTLLHKFPKTQKHKVELSDLQGVGTGSSVAGIKEEYTYTVRDLWLGVFLRSGNDAVHVLSAMNGGVPQTVSDMQAHADELGAKDTHVVTPDGYDEKGQYSSAYDLTLFARSGMQNGDFREYCSTVTAKLPKKQKKGKTTETFEIQNTNRLFTGEGDLSPYKGIAGVKNGNTTNAGATFTGVAQRDGKVLLVTVMTPQNSKESHAVYKETARLLDWGFAADGKVTPVGRLVGAEGTESPAAGASSPTGDAGPAAKPAAHAAVSTSGGSSGIGIALAITGGVLVLLAGAVFVVRKKWPLRTND